A region from the Variovorax paradoxus genome encodes:
- a CDS encoding DUF4150 domain-containing protein, whose product MFANCQLMGMDLAFPDVCKTPPAAMAPIPYPNMAFGPTAVPNAWNILFMGMPAHNMATTTPITLGDTTGAGGGIVSQTFMSQSRHLTGAFTVLIKGTPATRMTSLSTQNRNNMVGMRIVPSQCKVMILSP is encoded by the coding sequence ATGTTTGCCAACTGCCAGCTGATGGGAATGGACCTGGCTTTCCCGGATGTCTGCAAGACGCCGCCCGCGGCCATGGCGCCCATTCCGTACCCGAACATGGCGTTCGGTCCCACGGCGGTGCCCAACGCATGGAACATCCTCTTCATGGGCATGCCCGCGCACAACATGGCCACCACCACGCCCATCACGCTGGGCGACACCACTGGTGCCGGCGGCGGCATTGTCTCGCAGACTTTCATGAGCCAGTCGCGGCACCTGACCGGCGCGTTCACGGTGCTCATCAAAGGCACGCCGGCCACGCGCATGACCAGCCTGAGCACGCAGAACCGCAACAACATGGTCGGCATGCGCATCGTGCCGAGCCAGTGCAAGGTGATGATTCTTTCGCCCTGA
- a CDS encoding DUF3540 domain-containing protein produces the protein MNVVPLRPAAAASAAAPVHFMGRLVAALPDSRLFEVEDEDGAAWRCRRAASCLLKPEVGDTVLLCGPDSHKVYLIAVLEQADATLSRIDAPGAVSIESPGDVRLQSGGQLLMKAAQWNLQAAGAHCRVDDMRYTGQALDATVGRLRLVGRVFESVADRIVQMARSALRVVDETEQVRVGHLDCEATGTTRLHARHTVLTASELVKVDGAQIHMG, from the coding sequence ATGAATGTCGTTCCACTCCGCCCCGCTGCCGCCGCGTCCGCAGCCGCACCGGTTCATTTCATGGGCCGCCTCGTTGCGGCGCTGCCCGATTCGCGACTCTTCGAAGTCGAGGACGAGGACGGCGCTGCCTGGCGCTGCCGGCGCGCCGCCAGCTGCCTGCTCAAGCCCGAGGTGGGAGACACCGTGCTGCTCTGCGGCCCCGACAGCCACAAGGTCTATTTGATTGCCGTGCTCGAACAGGCCGACGCCACGCTCAGCCGCATCGATGCGCCCGGCGCGGTCTCGATCGAAAGCCCCGGCGATGTGCGCCTTCAGAGCGGCGGCCAGCTGCTGATGAAGGCCGCGCAATGGAACCTGCAAGCCGCCGGCGCCCATTGCCGCGTCGACGACATGCGCTACACCGGCCAGGCGCTCGACGCCACCGTCGGCCGCCTGCGGCTGGTCGGTCGGGTCTTCGAATCGGTGGCCGACCGCATCGTGCAGATGGCGCGCAGCGCACTGCGCGTGGTGGACGAAACCGAACAGGTGCGCGTGGGCCACCTGGACTGCGAGGCCACCGGAACCACGCGGCTGCATGCCAGGCACACCGTGCTCACGGCCAGCGAGCTCGTCAAGGTCGACGGCGCGCAGATTCACATGGGCTGA
- a CDS encoding methionine ABC transporter ATP-binding protein, translated as MTHPSPDAARGNAEPVIRLQSVQKSFALPSGEVFDAVQSLSLDIHQGDVFGLIGKSGAGKSTLLRLINLLERPDAGQVFVGGRDLTTLSRRELRDTRQNIGMIFQQFNLLQNATVFDNVAFPLKIHGRHSRAEIDARVRECLALVGLAEKIDTYPAQLSGGQKQRVAIARALAPRPQVLLCDEPTSALDTETTRALLETLRDINQKIGVTIVIVTHELSVVEVLCRHVAILEKGRLVEQFAVDAPSEERQTALGREIDALVRRREREAREPIEPRPSSLRRNPQEVAYV; from the coding sequence ATGACCCACCCATCGCCCGATGCGGCCCGCGGCAACGCGGAGCCGGTCATCCGCCTTCAATCGGTGCAGAAGTCCTTCGCCTTGCCCAGCGGCGAGGTGTTCGACGCCGTGCAGTCGCTCTCGCTCGACATCCACCAGGGCGACGTGTTCGGCCTGATCGGCAAGAGCGGCGCCGGCAAGTCGACCCTGCTGCGCCTCATCAACCTGCTGGAGCGGCCCGATGCGGGCCAGGTCTTTGTCGGCGGGCGCGACCTCACCACGCTCTCGCGCCGCGAGCTGCGCGACACGCGCCAGAACATCGGCATGATCTTCCAGCAGTTCAACCTGCTGCAGAACGCCACGGTGTTCGACAACGTGGCCTTTCCGCTGAAGATCCACGGCCGCCATTCCCGCGCCGAGATCGATGCCCGCGTGCGCGAGTGCCTGGCCCTGGTGGGCCTGGCCGAGAAGATCGACACCTACCCGGCCCAGCTCTCGGGCGGCCAGAAGCAGCGCGTGGCCATTGCGCGCGCGCTGGCGCCGCGCCCGCAGGTGCTGCTGTGCGACGAGCCCACCTCGGCGCTCGACACCGAAACCACGCGCGCGCTGCTCGAGACGCTGCGCGACATCAACCAGAAGATCGGCGTGACCATCGTGATCGTCACGCACGAACTGTCGGTGGTCGAGGTGCTGTGCCGCCACGTGGCCATCCTGGAGAAGGGCCGGCTGGTGGAGCAGTTCGCGGTCGATGCGCCGAGCGAGGAGCGCCAGACCGCGCTGGGCCGCGAGATCGACGCGCTGGTGCGCCGGCGCGAGCGCGAGGCGCGCGAACCGATCGAGCCGCGTCCTTCGTCGCTGCGGCGCAATCCGCAGGAGGTGGCCTATGTTTGA
- a CDS encoding MetQ/NlpA family ABC transporter substrate-binding protein, with amino-acid sequence MKTALLRRSVLALSLVALSFGGLSLAEAQEAKKNLVIGGTAGSNIDQLKAGIVPILEKKGYKVKLVEFNDYVQPNLALAQGSLDANFFQHQVYLKKFSADQKLDLTELVQGPIAPLGVYSTKRKTLAEVKEGDRVTLPNDPSNQARALVLLEQNKLITIKPGVDPIRASEKDVAENPKKLKFIPLEAAQLPRSLGDTEYAIVNGNFAISSGLKLNEAVVLEKTPDYYLNVVAVKSADKNTAWARDIVEAYHSKEFKTVVDTKFQGYAKPSFLQ; translated from the coding sequence ATGAAAACCGCACTGCTGCGCCGCTCCGTCCTCGCCCTGTCCCTGGTTGCCCTGTCGTTCGGCGGCCTTTCGCTGGCAGAGGCCCAGGAAGCCAAGAAGAACCTCGTGATCGGCGGCACCGCCGGCTCCAACATCGACCAGCTCAAGGCCGGCATCGTGCCCATCCTCGAGAAGAAGGGCTACAAGGTGAAGCTGGTCGAGTTCAACGACTACGTGCAGCCCAACCTCGCGCTCGCGCAAGGGTCTCTCGATGCCAACTTCTTCCAGCATCAGGTCTACCTGAAGAAGTTCTCGGCCGACCAGAAGCTCGACCTCACCGAGTTGGTGCAGGGCCCGATCGCGCCGCTGGGCGTGTACTCCACCAAGCGCAAGACGCTGGCCGAGGTGAAGGAGGGCGACCGCGTCACGCTGCCGAACGACCCCAGCAACCAGGCCCGCGCATTGGTGCTGCTGGAGCAGAACAAGCTGATCACCATCAAGCCCGGCGTGGACCCGATCCGCGCGTCCGAAAAGGACGTGGCCGAGAACCCGAAGAAGCTCAAGTTCATTCCGCTCGAGGCCGCGCAGCTGCCGCGCTCGCTGGGCGACACCGAATACGCCATCGTCAACGGCAACTTCGCGATCTCGTCGGGCCTGAAGCTCAATGAAGCCGTGGTGCTCGAGAAGACGCCCGACTACTACCTGAACGTGGTGGCCGTGAAGAGTGCCGACAAGAACACCGCCTGGGCCAGGGACATCGTCGAGGCCTACCATTCGAAGGAATTCAAGACGGTGGTGGACACCAAGTTCCAGGGCTATGCCAAGCCCAGCTTCCTGCAGTAA
- a CDS encoding methionine ABC transporter permease, translated as MFENIAPILPELWTATGQTFLMLAIGLSAAVLIGGPLGILLFLLGPGQSLENKPAFLVLNWIVNTVRSFPFIILLVALVPFTRVIAGTSIGPLAAAVPLSFAAIPYFARLVDQCLREVPRGVIEAAHAMGASELQIVWRVLVVEARSGLVLALTVLAVSFLSYSAIAGVVGGGGIGDLAIRYGYYRFQTDVMVLTVALLVVLVQILQFVGNTAARRLDKR; from the coding sequence ATGTTTGAGAACATCGCCCCCATCCTTCCCGAGCTCTGGACCGCCACGGGCCAGACCTTCCTGATGCTGGCCATCGGCCTTTCGGCCGCGGTGCTGATCGGCGGGCCGCTGGGCATCCTGCTGTTCCTGTTGGGTCCCGGCCAGTCGCTGGAGAACAAGCCGGCGTTCCTGGTGCTGAACTGGATCGTCAACACCGTGCGCTCGTTTCCTTTCATCATCCTGCTGGTGGCGCTGGTGCCGTTCACGCGGGTGATCGCGGGCACTTCCATCGGGCCGCTGGCGGCCGCGGTGCCGCTGTCGTTCGCGGCCATTCCCTACTTTGCGCGGCTGGTCGACCAGTGCCTGCGCGAAGTGCCGCGCGGCGTGATCGAGGCGGCGCATGCCATGGGCGCCTCCGAGCTGCAGATCGTCTGGCGCGTGCTGGTGGTCGAGGCGCGCTCGGGCCTGGTGCTCGCGCTCACGGTGCTGGCGGTGAGCTTTCTCTCCTATTCGGCGATTGCCGGCGTGGTGGGCGGCGGCGGCATCGGCGACCTCGCCATCCGCTACGGCTACTACCGCTTCCAGACCGACGTGATGGTACTCACGGTGGCGCTGCTCGTGGTGCTGGTACAGATCCTGCAGTTCGTGGGCAACACCGCGGCGCGCAGGCTGGACAAGCGTTGA